One segment of Bacteroides caecimuris DNA contains the following:
- a CDS encoding restriction endonuclease subunit S, giving the protein MNKLKRLIEELCPNGVKNKKLGEVCDFVNGFAFRSSLFREDGEKIIRITNINGRTVDIDDVKYFYKEDYKTDLEQFSIKNGDILIAMSGATTGKIGCYNYDDISYLNQRIGKFKPHSGILSRRYLYHVLLANTGTLYVLAGGGAQPNLSSTKLMETFEIPVPPFVVQEEIANILDRFAEYAAELQAELQARQEQYEYYRNKLLTFNKIGGQGVIWMKMSELGTFIRGNGLQKKDFTESGIPCIHYGQIYTHYGTFATKIKSYVNSETAKKCKKAHYGDLVFATVSENIDDVCKCVAWLGDEEICISGDSLAFSHDQNPKYIAYYFQTYAFAKYKRSRVTGTKVIRLHQSQLEQFEIPIPPLTEQERIVSILDKFEALVSDLVQGLPAEIAAVKEQYEYYRNKLLSFPKYKLSA; this is encoded by the coding sequence ATGAATAAGTTGAAAAGATTGATAGAGGAACTTTGCCCCAATGGTGTTAAAAACAAGAAGCTTGGGGAGGTATGTGATTTTGTGAATGGCTTTGCTTTTAGAAGTAGTCTTTTTAGAGAAGATGGAGAAAAGATTATACGTATAACTAATATCAATGGTCGTACTGTTGATATAGATGATGTTAAATATTTTTATAAAGAGGATTATAAAACAGACCTAGAACAATTTTCAATCAAAAATGGAGATATTTTGATTGCAATGTCAGGTGCCACGACTGGAAAAATAGGATGTTATAATTATGATGATATCTCATATTTAAACCAACGAATCGGAAAGTTTAAGCCTCATAGTGGTATCCTATCAAGAAGATACTTATATCATGTACTTCTTGCGAATACAGGGACTTTATATGTACTTGCTGGAGGTGGAGCCCAACCCAATTTAAGCTCTACTAAACTAATGGAAACTTTTGAGATTCCAGTTCCTCCTTTTGTTGTGCAAGAAGAAATTGCAAACATTCTCGACCGCTTCGCAGAATATGCAGCGGAGCTGCAAGCGGAGCTGCAAGCGAGACAAGAGCAATATGAATACTATCGAAATAAGTTGCTGACATTCAATAAAATAGGGGGGCAAGGCGTAATATGGATGAAAATGAGTGAGTTAGGTACATTCATAAGAGGCAATGGCTTGCAAAAAAAGGATTTTACAGAAAGTGGAATCCCTTGTATTCATTATGGTCAGATATATACACACTATGGGACATTTGCAACAAAGATCAAATCGTATGTAAACAGTGAAACAGCCAAGAAGTGCAAAAAAGCTCACTATGGCGATTTGGTATTTGCAACCGTAAGTGAAAATATTGATGATGTTTGCAAATGTGTTGCTTGGCTTGGGGATGAAGAAATTTGTATTAGTGGAGATAGTCTAGCTTTTTCTCATGATCAAAATCCCAAATACATAGCGTATTATTTTCAAACATATGCATTTGCAAAATACAAAAGGAGTAGAGTTACAGGGACAAAAGTCATTAGGTTGCATCAATCACAATTAGAACAATTTGAGATACCTATACCTCCCCTAACAGAACAAGAGCGTATAGTTTCTATTCTTGATAAGTTTGAAGCATTGGTTAGCGACCTAGTACAAGGGCTGCCAGCAGAAATAGCAGCAGTAAAAGAACAATACGAATATTATAGAAATAAACTACTATCATTTCCAAAGTATAAATTAAGTGCTTGA
- a CDS encoding type I restriction endonuclease subunit R, translating into MAYYNTIAESNNFIVLDEYEKYSVLNEPSVVYQTEASLEHEFIQDLRNQGYEYLPDLNTPEALFANVRTQLQVLNDVEFTDSEWARYLEEYLDKPSDSLIEKTRKIQDDYIYDFVFDDGHIKNIYLVDKQNLSRNKVQVIRQFVQEGSHLNRYDVTILVNGLPLVQVELKKRGVAIREAFNQVHRYSKESFNTKDSLYKYIQLFVISNGTDSRYFANTVERNKNSFDFTMNWAKANNSLIKDLKDFTATFFQKNTLLNVILTYSVFDSNNTLLIMRPYQIAATERILWKIRSSYQAKKWSTTEGGGYIWHTTGSGKTLTSFKAARLATQLDFIDKVFFVVDRKDLDYQTMKEYQRFSPDSVNGSESTAGLKRNIDKDDNKIIVTTIQKLNNLMKSENDLPIYQKQVVFIFDEAHRSQFGEAQKQLKKKFKKYYQFGFTGTPIFPENALGSDTTASVFGRELHSYVITDAIRDEKVLKFKVDYNNVRPRFKGIETEQNEKKLSAAENKSALLHPARIKEISQYILDNFKIKTHRSIGANKGFNAMFAVSSVDVAKCYYEELNNLQQGSEKPLKIATIFSFAANEEQSAIGEIMDENFEPTAMDVSAKEFLTNAINDYNAMFKTSFGVDSREFQNYYRDLAKRVKKKEIDLVIVVGMFLTGFDAPTLNTLFVDKNLRYHGLIQAFSRTNRIFDATKTFGNIVTFRDLEQHTIDAITLFGDSNTRNVVLERSYKEYLEGFKDIVTGDARRGYIEVVKELNERFPDVDKIETEQDKKDFSKLFGEYLRIENILQNYDEYTHLKALQGIDLDNPNAVEEFKNTYFVTDEDIKEMQQVEMLSERAVQDYKSTYNDIRDWLRREKDGSAAEKSKIDWDDVVFEIDLLKSQEINLDYILELIFEKNNKTKDKTALIEEIRGVIRASVGNRAKESLIVDFINDTDLDTITDKASIIESFFEYAQSKQKQEASELISSENLNEEEAKRYITVSLKREFVSENGTDFNSILPKMSPLNPMYLTKKHKVFLLIAAFVEKFKGVGGKL; encoded by the coding sequence ATGGCATACTATAACACCATAGCAGAATCGAACAACTTTATCGTACTTGATGAGTATGAAAAGTATTCAGTGTTAAATGAGCCTTCTGTTGTGTATCAAACAGAGGCATCACTTGAACATGAGTTTATTCAAGATTTAAGGAATCAGGGTTACGAATATTTACCTGATTTAAATACTCCTGAAGCATTGTTTGCTAATGTCAGAACGCAACTGCAAGTACTCAATGATGTTGAATTTACTGATAGCGAATGGGCGAGATATTTAGAAGAATATCTTGATAAACCAAGCGATTCTCTCATCGAAAAAACAAGAAAAATCCAAGATGATTACATCTATGATTTTGTCTTTGATGATGGTCATATTAAAAATATCTATTTGGTAGACAAGCAGAATCTATCAAGAAACAAGGTTCAAGTTATCAGGCAGTTTGTGCAAGAAGGATCACATCTTAACCGTTATGATGTGACAATTTTGGTTAATGGACTACCTTTGGTTCAAGTTGAGTTGAAGAAGCGAGGTGTTGCGATTAGAGAAGCATTCAATCAAGTACATCGCTATTCAAAAGAGAGTTTTAACACAAAGGACTCTTTATATAAGTACATTCAGCTATTCGTTATATCCAATGGCACTGATAGCCGATATTTTGCCAATACTGTAGAACGAAACAAGAATAGTTTTGACTTTACAATGAATTGGGCCAAAGCAAACAATTCGTTGATTAAAGACTTGAAGGATTTTACTGCAACATTCTTTCAGAAGAATACTCTGCTGAATGTAATACTAACATATTCAGTATTTGATTCAAACAATACATTGTTGATAATGCGACCATATCAGATTGCAGCAACGGAGAGAATACTATGGAAAATTAGGAGTTCATATCAGGCAAAGAAATGGTCTACTACAGAAGGTGGTGGATATATTTGGCATACAACAGGTTCTGGTAAGACTCTTACGAGTTTTAAGGCTGCAAGGTTGGCTACTCAACTCGATTTCATAGACAAAGTATTCTTTGTTGTTGATAGAAAAGATCTTGACTATCAAACGATGAAAGAGTATCAGCGATTCTCTCCCGATAGTGTGAATGGTTCAGAAAGCACTGCCGGACTGAAACGAAACATAGATAAAGACGATAACAAGATTATCGTTACCACTATTCAGAAATTAAATAATCTGATGAAGAGCGAAAACGATTTGCCCATTTATCAGAAACAAGTTGTCTTTATCTTCGATGAAGCACATCGCTCACAGTTTGGTGAAGCGCAAAAGCAATTAAAGAAGAAGTTTAAGAAATACTATCAGTTTGGATTTACAGGAACTCCAATCTTCCCAGAAAATGCACTTGGCTCTGATACCACTGCGAGTGTGTTCGGAAGAGAGTTGCATTCGTATGTTATTACAGATGCCATTCGTGATGAAAAAGTCTTAAAATTCAAGGTCGATTATAACAATGTTCGTCCTCGATTCAAGGGAATCGAAACGGAACAAAATGAAAAAAAGTTAAGTGCGGCAGAAAACAAGTCTGCACTGCTTCACCCTGCACGTATCAAAGAAATATCTCAATATATATTGGATAATTTCAAGATAAAAACTCATCGAAGTATAGGTGCTAATAAGGGTTTTAATGCGATGTTTGCAGTTAGTAGTGTAGATGTAGCTAAGTGTTATTATGAGGAATTAAACAACCTTCAGCAAGGCTCTGAAAAGCCATTGAAGATAGCAACAATCTTTTCATTTGCGGCCAATGAAGAGCAATCGGCAATCGGTGAAATTATGGATGAGAATTTTGAGCCTACAGCAATGGATGTTAGTGCAAAAGAGTTCTTGACTAATGCCATTAACGATTATAATGCTATGTTTAAGACAAGTTTTGGGGTTGATAGCAGAGAATTCCAGAACTATTATAGAGATCTTGCCAAACGAGTAAAGAAAAAAGAAATAGACCTTGTCATTGTTGTTGGCATGTTCCTTACTGGTTTTGATGCTCCAACACTTAATACTTTATTTGTTGATAAGAATTTACGTTATCACGGACTTATTCAGGCTTTCTCTCGTACGAATAGAATTTTTGATGCAACAAAAACATTCGGTAATATCGTTACATTTAGAGATTTAGAGCAACACACTATTGATGCTATAACTCTATTTGGAGATAGTAATACTAGAAATGTAGTGCTCGAAAGGAGTTACAAAGAATATTTGGAAGGATTTAAGGATATTGTTACGGGTGATGCCCGTAGAGGATATATTGAGGTTGTAAAAGAGTTAAATGAAAGATTCCCCGATGTCGATAAGATAGAGACAGAACAAGATAAAAAAGATTTTTCTAAACTCTTTGGTGAGTACTTACGTATTGAGAACATTTTGCAGAACTATGATGAATATACTCATCTTAAGGCTTTGCAAGGGATAGACTTGGACAATCCTAATGCTGTTGAGGAATTTAAAAATACATATTTCGTAACAGATGAGGATATTAAGGAAATGCAACAGGTAGAAATGTTGTCTGAACGAGCCGTTCAAGATTACAAATCTACTTATAACGATATTAGAGATTGGTTAAGACGTGAGAAGGATGGTTCTGCTGCTGAAAAATCTAAGATTGATTGGGATGACGTTGTCTTTGAGATTGACCTGCTTAAATCTCAAGAGATAAACTTGGACTATATACTGGAGTTAATCTTCGAGAAGAATAATAAGACCAAAGATAAAACTGCATTGATTGAAGAGATACGAGGTGTAATTCGTGCAAGTGTAGGTAACAGAGCGAAGGAAAGTCTTATCGTTGATTTTATTAACGATACAGACTTGGACACTATTACTGATAAGGCTAGTATTATTGAGTCGTTCTTTGAATATGCACAAAGTAAACAGAAGCAAGAGGCCTCAGAGTTAATTTCTTCTGAAAACTTAAATGAAGAAGAAGCCAAGCGATACATTACTGTTTCCTTAAAGCGTGAGTTTGTTAGTGAGAATGGAACCGACTTTAATAGTATCTTACCAAAGATGAGTCCGTTGAATCCTATGTACTTGACCAAGAAGCATAAGGTGTTCTTGCTAATTGCAGCATTTGTAGAGAAGTTCAAGGGAGTAGGTGGAAAATTATAA
- a CDS encoding malate dehydrogenase, translating into MEFLTNEKLTIVGAAGMIGSNMAQTAMMMKLTPNICLYDPFAPALEGVAEELYHCGFEGVNLTYTSDIKEALTGASYIVSSGGAARKAGMTREDLLKGNAEIAAQFGKDVRQYCPNVKHIVVIFNPADITGLITLLYAGLKPSQVSTLAALDSTRLQNELVKYFHIPASDIQNCRTYGGHGEQMAVFASTTKIKGEPLTDFIGTTRLPLTEWEALKVRVIQGGKHIIDLRGRSSFQSPAYLSIEMIAAAMGGQPFRWPAGAYVSNGKFDHIMMAMETSITKDGVTYKEIAGTPAEQEELEKSYEHLCKLRDEVIEMGIIPAIKDWHTLNPNIK; encoded by the coding sequence ATGGAATTTCTAACCAACGAGAAACTTACAATTGTGGGAGCTGCCGGAATGATCGGCTCCAACATGGCACAAACAGCCATGATGATGAAACTCACTCCGAATATCTGTCTCTATGATCCATTCGCACCAGCTTTGGAAGGAGTGGCAGAAGAACTGTATCACTGCGGTTTTGAAGGTGTCAACCTCACCTATACTTCCGACATCAAGGAAGCGCTGACCGGAGCTTCTTATATTGTTTCTTCCGGTGGAGCAGCCCGCAAGGCAGGTATGACCCGCGAAGATCTGTTGAAAGGAAATGCAGAGATTGCCGCCCAATTCGGTAAAGATGTCCGTCAATATTGCCCGAATGTGAAACATATCGTTGTCATCTTCAATCCGGCAGACATCACCGGTTTGATTACCTTATTATATGCAGGCTTGAAACCTTCACAGGTTTCCACATTGGCTGCCCTTGACAGCACTCGCTTGCAAAACGAGCTGGTGAAATACTTCCACATTCCCGCTTCCGACATTCAGAATTGCCGCACCTATGGCGGTCATGGCGAACAAATGGCTGTATTCGCATCTACCACCAAAATAAAAGGAGAACCTTTGACCGATTTCATCGGTACTACCCGCCTTCCGTTGACCGAATGGGAAGCGCTGAAAGTACGTGTCATCCAAGGTGGAAAGCATATCATCGACCTGCGCGGCCGTTCTTCTTTCCAAAGTCCGGCTTATCTTTCCATTGAAATGATTGCTGCCGCTATGGGCGGACAACCTTTCCGCTGGCCTGCCGGAGCGTATGTTTCCAATGGCAAATTCGACCATATCATGATGGCAATGGAAACTTCGATTACCAAAGACGGTGTTACTTATAAAGAAATAGCCGGAACTCCTGCCGAACAGGAAGAACTGGAAAAGAGCTACGAACATCTGTGCAAACTTCGTGACGAAGTGATTGAAATGGGAATCATCCCAGCCATCAAGGACTGGCACACGCTGAATCCTAACATCAAGTAA
- a CDS encoding AAA family ATPase, whose amino-acid sequence MGKTLTEIAQTLKDANKKVQLIYAFNGVGKTRLSREFKELVAPKTEGEETEEERPLKVLYYNAFTEDLFYWDNDLHEDTNRKLIIHPNSFTDWIFKDQGQESNIITHFQRYTNDKLTPSFNKDFNEISFSLERGDDNTIDNIKISKGEESCLIWCVFFSLIKLVIDTLNESEPANRDTNQFDELEYIFIDDPVSSLDENHLIELAVNIAELIKSSQSDIEFIITTHNPLFYNVLYNELELKKKNRQGNECCYLLDKEDDGTYELNGKLGDSNKSFSYHLYLRSVLQEAVDDNKIEKYHFMLLRNLYEKTANFLGYPQWSDLLPDDKKTYYNRIIQFTSHSTLSNEVIPEPTEPEKNTLKLLLKHLVDNNYYTEE is encoded by the coding sequence ATGGGAAAGACATTGACCGAAATTGCCCAAACGCTTAAAGATGCCAATAAGAAGGTACAATTGATTTATGCCTTCAATGGTGTTGGAAAAACTCGCCTTTCTCGTGAGTTTAAGGAGTTGGTTGCACCCAAAACTGAAGGTGAAGAGACAGAAGAAGAGAGGCCATTAAAAGTTCTCTACTATAATGCCTTTACCGAAGATTTGTTCTATTGGGATAATGATTTGCATGAAGATACCAATAGAAAGTTAATCATACACCCAAACAGTTTTACAGATTGGATATTCAAAGATCAAGGTCAAGAGTCTAATATAATTACGCACTTTCAGCGTTATACGAATGACAAACTTACTCCATCTTTTAACAAAGACTTCAATGAGATTTCTTTTTCATTAGAGCGTGGAGATGATAATACGATAGACAATATTAAAATCTCCAAAGGAGAAGAAAGTTGTTTGATTTGGTGTGTCTTTTTCAGCTTGATAAAATTAGTTATAGATACATTAAATGAGTCAGAGCCTGCAAATCGTGATACTAATCAATTTGATGAGTTGGAATATATTTTTATCGATGACCCTGTCAGTTCTTTGGATGAGAATCACCTAATAGAGCTTGCTGTTAATATTGCAGAATTAATAAAGTCGAGTCAATCTGATATTGAGTTTATCATTACAACTCATAATCCGTTGTTTTATAATGTGCTATACAATGAGTTGGAGCTAAAGAAGAAAAATAGACAGGGAAACGAGTGCTGCTATCTATTAGATAAAGAAGACGATGGCACATATGAGTTGAATGGGAAACTTGGAGATTCAAATAAGAGTTTCTCATACCACTTGTATTTGAGGTCAGTCCTCCAAGAAGCAGTTGATGATAATAAGATTGAAAAGTATCATTTCATGCTCCTTCGAAATCTTTACGAAAAGACCGCAAACTTTTTAGGCTATCCACAATGGTCAGATTTGTTACCTGATGACAAGAAGACATATTATAACAGGATTATTCAGTTCACGAGCCATTCCACATTGTCAAATGAGGTAATTCCTGAGCCAACAGAACCTGAGAAAAACACTTTAAAATTGCTCTTGAAGCATCTTGTCGATAATAATTATTATACCGAAGAATAA
- a CDS encoding RNA-binding domain-containing protein translates to MTSKELQQYLLREFPQENACCEWKEMKNLKNSFAGDEKNDVVSYVSAIANMEGGHLVIGVQDQTLEIVGTDLTKFNLNAQSAVWKLVEHCTNLSSEGLDISEYITEDTQKVVWVIHIPKHLPRRPVYAHKKAWQRVEDSLVEMTQERLSAILEEPIFEAKDWSAEIVLNVTLADLDELAIAKARVMFKKVHASKIPSEEIDAWSVEELLCNSGIMIDGKLTRAAIILLGKPVSVFKLRPAMAEVTWTLRDEHQEVVDYEHFTVPFILTVDQILGKIRNLTMRELPGGTLFPDTMKQYDDYTIREALHNAIAHQDYTLQQRINFVENPSYLYYENGGSFIPGTLQKALATKGPQRHFRNECLCRAMVNFNMIDTVSRGIKKMFNEQWRRHFPMPDYEIDATNKEVGVKIYGNSINEKYTKLLKENDTLTLEDCILLDAVQKGHRISEDNVVALLERGLLEGDSSEYRISLDVAKKTHQLPEYTRNKGLDKSKIQQMILQYLQNAGSTGAKRDAIFDYLKEVLPQNKTHEQQERMLGNILSEMKEKGLIIPEGRTWFLKS, encoded by the coding sequence ATGACTTCAAAAGAACTTCAACAATACTTACTTCGCGAATTTCCACAGGAGAACGCCTGTTGTGAATGGAAAGAGATGAAGAATTTGAAAAACTCCTTTGCTGGAGACGAAAAAAATGATGTTGTCTCTTATGTGTCAGCCATTGCCAATATGGAGGGTGGACATCTTGTAATTGGAGTACAGGACCAAACATTGGAAATTGTGGGTACTGACCTTACGAAGTTTAACTTGAATGCACAATCTGCTGTTTGGAAATTAGTTGAACATTGTACAAACCTTTCTTCAGAAGGGCTTGACATCAGCGAATATATAACGGAAGACACGCAAAAGGTTGTGTGGGTTATTCATATCCCTAAGCATCTCCCACGCCGTCCTGTGTATGCTCATAAAAAGGCATGGCAACGAGTGGAAGATTCGTTAGTGGAAATGACTCAAGAAAGACTTTCCGCTATTCTTGAAGAACCGATATTTGAAGCAAAGGATTGGTCTGCCGAGATTGTCCTTAACGTTACACTGGCTGACCTTGACGAATTGGCTATTGCCAAGGCACGTGTTATGTTCAAAAAGGTTCATGCTTCTAAAATCCCGTCAGAAGAGATTGATGCATGGTCGGTAGAAGAATTGCTTTGTAATAGCGGTATCATGATTGATGGAAAATTGACACGTGCTGCTATTATTCTTTTGGGTAAACCTGTATCAGTTTTTAAACTTCGCCCAGCTATGGCGGAGGTAACTTGGACATTACGCGATGAACATCAAGAGGTAGTGGATTACGAACATTTTACGGTTCCCTTCATTTTGACTGTGGATCAAATATTGGGTAAGATTCGTAACCTGACAATGAGAGAACTGCCTGGAGGAACATTATTCCCCGATACAATGAAACAATATGATGACTACACGATTCGTGAGGCACTTCATAATGCCATTGCACATCAAGATTACACCTTGCAACAACGTATCAATTTTGTAGAAAATCCGAGCTATCTGTATTATGAAAACGGAGGTAGCTTCATTCCTGGCACTCTGCAAAAAGCATTGGCAACCAAAGGGCCACAACGACATTTCAGAAATGAATGTCTTTGCCGGGCAATGGTAAACTTCAACATGATTGACACTGTAAGTAGAGGAATCAAGAAGATGTTCAATGAGCAGTGGCGTCGCCATTTCCCAATGCCCGATTATGAAATAGATGCAACGAATAAGGAGGTCGGTGTGAAAATATATGGTAATTCCATCAATGAGAAATATACCAAACTCTTAAAGGAAAATGACACTTTGACATTGGAAGATTGTATATTGTTGGATGCCGTACAAAAAGGGCATCGTATTTCGGAGGACAATGTAGTGGCACTACTGGAAAGAGGCTTGTTAGAAGGAGATAGTTCTGAGTATCGTATTTCGCTTGATGTAGCAAAGAAGACACACCAATTACCTGAATATACACGTAACAAAGGTCTTGACAAATCTAAAATTCAACAAATGATTTTGCAGTATTTGCAGAATGCAGGTTCTACAGGAGCAAAACGTGATGCCATATTCGATTATCTGAAAGAAGTCCTGCCGCAAAATAAGACACATGAGCAACAAGAGCGAATGTTGGGTAACATTCTTTCAGAAATGAAAGAAAAAGGATTAATCATTCCTGAAGGTCGAACTTGGTTCCTGAAGTCGTAA
- a CDS encoding helix-turn-helix transcriptional regulator, giving the protein MEDINRLKIVLVEKKKTGKWLAEQLGKNPSTVSKWCSNVAQPDLATLVKIATLLEVDVQNLINKA; this is encoded by the coding sequence ATGGAGGATATAAATCGTCTTAAAATAGTGCTTGTCGAAAAGAAGAAAACAGGCAAATGGTTGGCAGAACAATTAGGTAAAAATCCGTCAACTGTATCTAAATGGTGTTCCAATGTGGCACAACCTGATTTGGCAACATTAGTAAAGATTGCGACCTTATTGGAGGTTGATGTGCAGAATTTGATAAATAAAGCGTAA
- a CDS encoding Fur family transcriptional regulator: MEENIYLDKLARRDIKPTAIRLLVIKEMMQAERAVSLLDLETLLDTVDKSTISRTIALFLSHHLIHSIDDGSGSLKYAVCDNSCNCVVQDLHSHFYCEKCHRTFCLEGTHIPVIDLPEGFALHSMNYVLKGICPECSSRK; this comes from the coding sequence ATGGAAGAGAATATTTATTTGGATAAGTTGGCGCGGAGAGATATCAAGCCAACTGCAATAAGGCTTTTGGTGATAAAAGAGATGATGCAGGCAGAGCGTGCAGTGTCATTGCTTGACCTCGAAACATTGCTCGATACAGTCGATAAATCGACCATATCCCGTACTATCGCTCTCTTCTTGTCTCATCACCTCATACATAGCATAGACGATGGAAGTGGCTCGTTGAAGTATGCCGTTTGCGACAACTCTTGTAATTGTGTAGTACAGGATTTACATTCGCATTTTTATTGTGAGAAATGTCATCGGACATTCTGCCTGGAAGGTACACATATTCCTGTTATTGATTTGCCGGAGGGGTTTGCTTTGCATAGTATGAACTATGTATTGAAGGGGATTTGTCCGGAGTGTTCTTCTCGAAAATAG
- a CDS encoding type I restriction-modification system subunit M: protein MTSNTQRALLQAQIWKIANEVRGAVDGWDFKQFVLGTLFYRFISENFSNYIEGGDESVDYANLPDSIITPEIKDDAIKTKGYFIYPSQLFVNIAKTANKNPNLNTDLKAIFTAIEGSAVGYDSEGDIKGLFADFDTTSTRLGNTVEDKNSRLAAVIKGVEGLNFGNFEDNHIDLFGDAYEFLIHNYAANAGKSGGEFFTPQCVSNLIARLAMHNQSSINKIYDPAAGSGSLLLQAKKQFDEHIIEEGFFGQEINHTTYNLARMNMFLHNINYDKFNIALGNTLMDPQFGDDKPFDAIVSNPPYSVNWIGSDDPTLINDDRFAPAGVLAPKSKADFAFVLHALSYLSSKGRAAIVCFPGIFYRGGAEQKIRKYLVDNNFVETVIALAPNLFYGTTIAVNILVLSKHKLDTKTQFIDATSNKFYKKGTNNNVLEEEHISEIIKIFDRKEDKEAIAKSIDNKQIAENDYNLSVSSYVEAKETRKETNIKELNERIRKIVARENELRTEINKIIAELEEDEL from the coding sequence ATGACAAGCAATACACAAAGAGCTCTATTACAGGCTCAGATATGGAAAATCGCCAACGAAGTACGTGGAGCGGTTGATGGATGGGACTTTAAGCAGTTTGTCCTTGGTACATTGTTCTACCGTTTTATTAGTGAGAATTTCTCGAATTACATTGAAGGTGGAGATGAGAGCGTTGATTATGCTAATCTGCCTGATAGCATAATCACTCCCGAAATTAAAGACGATGCGATTAAGACCAAAGGATATTTCATATACCCAAGTCAGTTATTTGTAAATATCGCTAAAACAGCGAACAAGAATCCAAATCTAAACACAGACCTCAAAGCTATATTTACAGCAATTGAGGGTTCTGCGGTTGGTTATGATTCAGAGGGAGACATCAAAGGCCTATTTGCAGACTTTGATACCACAAGCACTCGATTAGGAAATACCGTAGAGGATAAGAATAGTCGTTTGGCAGCTGTTATAAAGGGTGTTGAAGGATTGAACTTCGGTAATTTTGAAGACAATCATATCGACTTGTTTGGCGATGCCTATGAGTTCTTGATACACAATTATGCTGCTAATGCTGGAAAATCAGGTGGTGAGTTCTTTACTCCTCAATGTGTATCAAATCTTATTGCGCGCTTGGCAATGCATAACCAGAGTTCCATAAATAAGATTTATGACCCTGCTGCAGGCTCTGGTTCATTATTGTTGCAGGCGAAAAAACAGTTTGATGAGCATATTATTGAAGAAGGTTTCTTTGGTCAAGAGATTAACCATACTACATACAATCTTGCTCGTATGAATATGTTTCTGCATAACATAAACTACGACAAATTTAACATTGCGCTAGGCAATACTCTGATGGATCCTCAATTTGGCGATGACAAGCCTTTTGATGCGATTGTATCCAATCCTCCGTACTCCGTAAATTGGATTGGTTCTGATGACCCAACACTGATTAACGATGATCGATTTGCTCCTGCAGGTGTGTTAGCCCCTAAGTCAAAAGCGGACTTCGCTTTTGTACTGCACGCATTGAGTTATCTTTCAAGCAAAGGTAGAGCTGCGATAGTATGTTTCCCTGGTATTTTCTATCGAGGAGGTGCAGAGCAAAAGATTAGAAAATATTTGGTAGATAACAACTTTGTAGAGACTGTTATTGCACTGGCACCTAATCTATTCTACGGAACTACGATTGCGGTAAACATCTTAGTTTTATCTAAACATAAATTAGATACAAAGACTCAATTTATTGATGCTACCAGCAATAAGTTTTATAAAAAAGGAACAAATAACAATGTTCTTGAAGAGGAGCATATAAGTGAGATTATAAAAATCTTTGATAGAAAAGAAGATAAAGAAGCTATTGCAAAATCTATTGACAACAAACAGATTGCAGAAAATGATTACAATCTATCCGTCAGTAGTTATGTAGAAGCAAAAGAGACCCGAAAAGAAACCAATATTAAGGAACTCAATGAACGCATCCGCAAGATTGTGGCACGAGAGAATGAATTGAGAACAGAGATTAATAAAATCATCGCGGAATTAGAGGAGGATGAGCTATGA